One window of Pyrus communis chromosome 12, drPyrComm1.1, whole genome shotgun sequence genomic DNA carries:
- the LOC137711138 gene encoding pentatricopeptide repeat-containing protein At5g47360-like, with protein sequence MMSLSSISRFVSSSFGLKNHKLSILLFSTAAASAETVYNHLQKNGGNVEEILASIQVKLDSKYVSQVLQRCNGSQSQMGLRFFIWAGLQSTYRHSYFMYSKACELCEIRIKPTVIFDVLEAYKVEGCFVNLKMFKVVFNLCKEAKLAGEALRVLRIMPEFGLRPDTTVYNVVIRLFCDMEDMDMAESLVKEMGLVDLCPDLITYMVLIKGFCNVGRLDDACGLFKVMKEHGCLPNAVVYSALLDGFCRCDNMKKAFELLKEMEKEGGDCTPNVVTYTSVIQKLCDKGLSMDALVILDRMEACGCTPSRVTVSSLIKGLCVEDRVEEVYKLIDRVVAGSSVSYGDCYSSLVVSLAKGRKPEEAERVFKMMVDGRVKPNSLACSIMLKKLCLDGRVVDALCLFDELNKMECLSSIDSDVYPILLMGLCQQMHLVDAAKLAKTMLKKGIKLKATYVDNIAEILKKSGDEELIKNLTIIAR encoded by the coding sequence ATGATGAGCCTTTCTTCAATCTCCCGATTCGTCTCCTCCTCATTCGGCCTCAAAAACCACAAATTGTCAATCCTGCTCTTCTCTACGGCGGCGGCATCGGCTGAAACAGTGTATAATCACCTGCAGAAAAATGGTGGCAACGTAGAGGAAATCCTAGCGTCGATTCAGGTGAAATTGGACTCCAAATATGTAAGTCAGGTTTTACAGAGATGCAATGGTAGCCAATCACAAATGGGTCTTAGGTTTTTCATATGGGCTGGTCTTCAATCCACTTATAGGCACAGTTATTTTATGTATAGCAAAGCTTGTGAATTGTGTGAGATTAGGATAAAACCGACTGTGATTTTCGATGTTTTGGAGGCTTATAAAGTTGAAGGGTGCTTTGTCAATCTTAAGATGTTTAAGGTTGTTTTTAATTTGTGTAAAGAAGCTAAGCTTGCTGGTGAAGCTTTGAGGGTATTAAGGATAATGCCGGAATTTGGTTTGCGTCCAGATACTACGGTGTATAATGTTGTTATAAGGTTGTTTTGTGATATGGAAGATATGGATATGGCTGAAAGTTTGGTGAAGGAGATGGGTTTGGTGGATCTTTGTCCCGATTTGATCACGTACATGGTATTGATCAAAGGGTTTTGTAATGTGGGTCGGTTAGATGACGCTTGTGGGTTGTTTAAGGTTATGAAGGAACATGGTTGTTTGCCCAATGCTGTGGTGTACTCGGCACTTCTTGATGGATTTTGTAGGTGTGATAATATGAAGAAAGCTTTTGAGTTATTGAAGGAAATGGAGAAGGAAGGTGGGGATTGTACTCCTAATGTAGTAACATATACATCTGTGATTCAAAAGCTTTGTGACAAGGGATTGTCGATGGATGCCTTGGTTATTTTGGACCGAATGGAAGCTTGTGGATGCACCCCAAGTCGTGTTACAGTTAGTTCTCTTATTAAGGGTTTGTGTGTGGAGGATCGAGTTGAAGAGGTTTATAAGTTAATTGATAGAGTTGTTGCAGGAAGTAGTGTCAGTTATGGTGATTGCTATAGTTCTCTTGTTGTGTCCTTGGCAAAAGGTAGGAAACCTGAGGAGGCAGAAAGGGTCTTTAAGATGATGGTTGATGGCAGGGTCAAACCAAATAGTTTGGCCTGTAGCATTATGTTGAAAAAACTTTGTTTGGATGGTCGGGTGGTTGACGCTTTGTGCTTGTTTGATGAACTTAATAAAATGGAATGCTTGTCTTCCATCGACTCTGATGTTTATCCTATTCTTTTAATGGGACTTTGTCAGCAAATGCATTTAGTGGATGCTGCAAAGCTGGCAAAAACAATGCTAAAAAAAGGAATTAAACTGAAAGCTACTTACGTTGACAATATAGCTGAGATCCTGAAGAAATCCGGAGATGAGGAGTTAATTAAGAATTTGACTATAATTGCAAGGTGA